TTTGGGATTGCTATAAAAGGCTGGGAGGAAAGTTTGAGCAACTGTTTTTAGTAGTAAAATCCAAATATCTAATGGTTCATCTTAACTAATGAGGAATATTTTTAATATACAATTGACTAATGAAAGGTTGAGAGAATTAGTATTCTTTCTCGCCGTTTTTCTTGTCATTATTATTCCTAAAGGTGGATTTAAAATTGCCGGAATTCCAATAACTTGGGGTTATTTATATCTGGGATTTTTAATGCTGTTGTCAGTATTTATTATCGCAAATAAGTACAAATTTACGGTAAAGAACAAACCGTTTATAGCATACATTGCAACCCTGCCATTTGTGATTTATTTTACGATTCATTTGATGGTGAACGGTTACGAAGGATCTTTGGGAAATTTAATTTCGTTTTACGTAAGCTTTGTTTTTTTACCCTTGCTGTTTTATATTTTTCTAAGTTCTTTTTTGGCCAAAATCAAAAGCGAGTATATAGAGACTGTTTTGAGTAAATCGGTTTTGATAATTTCAGCATATGGAATTTTTCTGTTTATTTACAAACAAGTTACGGGTCATTTTTTAGAAATCCCTTATTTTACAGTTAATGCTGGCGATTTAGGAGAATTGGATACCTCTAAATTTAATCAGCGTGGTTCTGTAAGTAAATTAATTTCTACCTATAACAACGGAAATATTTTTGGTGTTTGTACTTTAATGTTGTTTCCCATTTTTTATAAAAATACCAAGTCAAAACTAAAAATATTCATTGTTGTTTTGGCTTTATTGTTAACCTTATCACGAACCGTTTGGATTGGATTAATCTTCTTTTTCCTGTTTTTATATCGAAATCAGGTCTTAAAACTAGTAAAAATATACCTTCTCGGTGGCCTGATTTTGCTAATCATGGGGACTGTTATTATGACGAGGTATTTTCAGTACGGGTCTTTGCAGAAATTTATTTTTGACGCGAATTTAGGTGGTCGAATTTTGCAAATACGAAAAACAAACGAAATCAGTTTTTTTGGTAGTAAAGTATATAGTGCGATTGAGGAAATCGTTTATTTATCTATATTTAAACAGTTTGGATTAGTGGGTTTATTCTTGTTTTGTATCTCTTTTTTCACACCGATATACCTGTATTTAAAAACAAAAAACAATAATTACGATTACTTTATCGGTATTTTAATCTATTTGTTTTTATGTTTAAGCGACGGCTGTATTTTATTAATTCCAACTTTAGCATTTTTCTACTTTATCAGTGTTATGACTTTCATCAGACAGAATAGCGCCCAATAACAGCACATCACAAAACACATAAATAAACATTCCATATTGTCGAACCAGAATATTTTCGGTGATAAAGGCAAAACTAAACAACACAGTTATTGAAAAATAGAGATAATTTTTTTGCTTTAAAGAATGACGTAATTTTACGATTAAAGTAAAAATAAACGAAATGAAAAGGAGTATTCCACCCTTCAAAAAATAATCTAAATACTGATTGTGCGAATTAATATTCTCCTTAGATAATTCATAAAAACCATAATTGTCATAACAAGTATTTAGTTTATTTTGAATGATATTTGGGTCCATACCCAGAAAAAAGGAGTCAAAAATGGTTTGTAAGGAACAGTAACAAATGGTATATCTGGAGGAATTTGAAACAGCATTTTTATATAGAAATTCAATATCTGCGATGTAGCGTTGGGATAGAAAAAGAATCAAACACACCAAGGCAATCAAGTACAGGAAAGTCTTTTTTTTGCTCCCCAAATTGGTTTTATAGTAATAAAAATAATAGTTGAGCACGCTCAAAAAAAGAACCGAATACAAAATCATTCGAGAGTTTATAATGATTAATCCGGCAATTAAGAAAACCATCAAAACGGCTACACTATAATTGAGATAGGTTTTAGATTCGTCTCGTTTTACTAAAAAATCCATTACAAACAATACCGCTACGCCCATCCAAAGGCTGAGGTAGGTTCCGTGAAAATGAAGGTGGTTTTCTATATTAAATCGCGCGAAATACCAGTTGAATTGATGGTTTGGAATGTCTTTGATATAATACCCAACAATATACACACAGAGTAAACCAACAGCATAACAATAGGTCAGCAGAATATTTTTTTTGTTTTCCAGAAAGCGTTTGGACTGATACAGATAAATACTGAATAATGGCACTACAAATAGCAGTAGGTTATTGGAAATTAGCTGCACACTTTTAGCGCTGTAATACCAAAGTCCAATGCTACATATGATAATAAATGAAAGTAAAAAAGGTGCTGTTTTAATCGTAAAAAAAGGTTTTCCGGACCGAAATTGCAGTATCATAAAAACACTGCTGAGAATCATTACAACAGACTGAATGGCTTCAAAAGAGTACAATACTGTTGACAAAGCAAAAAGATACAGCAGTACAATTAGAATGTAATTTGTTTTAGTTTCTGTTCTCATTTTATCAGTTTTTTAAACAAATCTCGAATATTATTTTGAAGACTAACGGGCAGTTTTTCTCTAATAAATTGAATGAGTTTCTTCTTTAATTTTAATTTAAATAAGTCGAAAGTACTGATAGTAAGCTTTAGCGAATAAATTTCATCTTCGGCTATAAAACCTAGAGAATTCCATTTTGTGGGATCATTTTCATGAAGATTCGTAAATTCTTTATAATTCGTCAGATTTATTTTTTTCCAAAATTCAAAAAATGCCAAATTATCCGAATCATCCCGATGCGACCAATTGGTTATTTTAGTATAAATTTCGTCATCATCTCTGGCCCAGGATTGATGCAATAAAATGTATTTTGTTATTATTTTTTTCGAATGCCTTGTGGCCCTCATGTATTTGTATTTTGGTACGTTTGTAGCGACTTCAATAGTATCTAAAGAGTCTTTTACATAGAGAAAACCACCTTCAATTTTTTTAAATAAAGTAATCCATTGCACGTGAATTTCAACAGGATTTGCTTCGGGATTTTGTAATAGATTATTTCTTTCTTTTAGAAAATCAGTAAAACTTTTGAAGTCATTAAAATACTCATCACTATCAATCTGAATGTGCCATCCACCTTCGCCCATAGCTTTTGCCAGAAGATTCCGTTCTCGGGTGTCGTTTTGAGCGGGAGTATTTTCAGGGACAAAAAAAGAATCTTCATAAATCACTATTTTTTTTAAAACATCAAACTTTTGAACCCATTCAAAAAAATCCGGATCAATAACAAGCGGATTTCCACTCCAAGTCAGTCTTTCTTTATCAACAGCAAGCACAATCAAATCCGCATCATTATAGACTAACGGAATAGATTGGTATAAATATTTGAAATCATATGAAACAAGAAATCCTACTTTAATCATAGCGGTTGAAATAATTTAAATATTTATGGGTTAAGGTATTGTAATTTAAGAATAGCGTTATAAAAAGTTCTGTAAGTATCAGTGTTGCAATCATTCCTTCGACCTGGAAAAAATAAGTCAGTGTAAACGAAAGAATAATGTTTAGGAGTAAACCAATGAAGTAGCCGGAGAAATAAATATTCTTTTTTTCGTGAAGCACCAACGACATATATGCCGATTGATTTAAAGACGCAATAAGCGGAATAGGGGAAAGAAGTACCAAATATCTACTGGATTCTTCTATATTTTCACTGCTTAAAAATGGAATTATTTGTTTCGAAAAAAAGATTAAAATTAATGTTCCAAAGGAATATAAAACCAAATAAGACTTGAATATCAAGCGTAAATTGTGGTTTAATTCTTTGATATTGGCGATTCCCAATTTGCATATTTTTGGAAAAACGCCTTGAAATAAAACGCCAATTGTATGCTTACAAAGCATAATTATTTTTTCTGCAACACTGTAAATTCCAATAATTTTAGATTCAAAAAACAAACCTAAAATTAGTGTTCCGGAATTTAATATAGAGCAAATAGTAAGGTTTGTTAAAAACATTTTGAATCCATTTTGTAACTCTTGAAAGATGTTTTTAAAAGGTGTAAAAGTATAGCTGTAATCACATTTTAGATATAAATATAAAAGCGAAAAGATAAAAATCATACTATCAAAAAATCCCAGTATAAAAAACAGAAACTGAAAGGATTCCCGTTGCTTGATGAATAATAACACGGTAACGATTGTACTGATTTTAAAAACCGAATTGATTATAAAATAGACATTGACTTTATTTAACCCGATAAATATCCAATGGGAGTTTTGGGACCTCGAAAAGAGCATTACAAATAAAGACAAGCATAAAACGGCGTTTGAATGTATGCCGCTATACATTTGTATAAAAAGAAAAAGCAATACAAAGGAAGGAATAAGCAGGACTAATTTTGTATTGATTACAGTTGAAATATAGTGGTTAAGTGCTGAGGTGTTTTCGCCAATCTGACCAATTTTTACAGGGCCCAAAATACTCCAAGAATAATCGTTAATGACAGCAATATAATTAATCAAGGAAATACAAATCGCTATTAATCCGTAATTAGTAATTCCGAATACACTAATGTAAAAAGGAATCAGAATTACCGGAAATAAGAAGTTTATAAAATTGATTCCAAAACTCAGGAAGACATTTTTAATCACAATAGTTTGTATATAAAACAGAGGTTCCAAAACAGGAAACCTCTGTGCTTTTTTGTATTCAATTTTCGCCTTGTTTTCTATTTATTGAGCATCATCAGGACTACCTTGTGAAGTCCAAGCACCTGATTTATCTCCTCTCATTGTCACTTCTCCTGTTTCAGTATCTAGTATAAACAAACAAACTTCACCACTGTCTGTTCTTTGAATGACAGACATTTGGTATTTGCCTAATGTTTCTTTTTCTGATTTGTCTTTTGAGGGTTCCTGACAAGCTGCTAACAAAGAAACGATGCAAATACTAAAAAATATTTTTTTCATTTTTTTCATTTTTAAAATCAAATCAAATGTAATTTTTTTAGAGGAGAATACAAAATTATTAGCGGGCAGTGAGTTTTTGTATAGGTAATTTTGTGTCTTTTTATTGTATTTAAACTTAGATTTATTTTTTATAATTTTAATCGCAGGACAAAACTAAGAATGATATTTTAATGTAGATTATTCTCATATAAATATAAAACATACATTTGTCCGGCAGACCCGTTTAAATAGATTCAGATAAATTATGAAAAGAATTTGCATAGCATTAGCAGACCATGTTGCTTCATTTTGTAGTCTCTTTTTTTCGTATTCTTTTTTAAAATATTCCAAGTATTTTAGAAACAGAATCTATTCTTTTATGGTGAAAAGAAATTTCAAAAACTGCGGTAAAAATTTCTATATTGAATCTCCAATTTATTTACATGGTGCCCAAAATATTCAAATTGGTGATGATTTTTTCTGTTTCGAAAGATTGCGTCTGGAAACATTTGAAACCCACAATCAGTTCACTTTTAATCCCAAAATTACGATTGGGAATAATGTGAGCATTAATTATGATTGTCATATTGGTTGTATCAATTCCATAACCATTGGGAACAATGTTTTGATTGCCAGTAAGGTATTTATAACAGATCATTTTCACGGATTACCAAATTTAGAATCCTTAACATTACCGCCAAATAAAAGAGGTTTAGTGTCTAAAGGGCCTGTTGTTATAGCAGACAACGTGTGGATTGGAGAAGGAGTCACTATTATGCCCAATGTAACCATTGGAAAAAATGCTATAATTGGTGCCAATGCTGTAGTAACAAAAAGTTTTCCTGAAAATGCTGTAATTGCCGGAAACCCTGCAAAATGCATAAAAATAATTCAATAAATGGTATTCAATACTATACAAGAAGGATACAGTATAGCCATTCCGGCATATGGCAGACTAATAGAATTTGAGGAGCTTTTGCAATCAATTTATGACATGAATTTGTTGCCGGACGAAGTATTAGTCTGTGAAGATTTTTCGAAAGAAAGAAAAGAAATTCAACAAATTGCAGAACGATATAAGGTTTTATTTTATCAAAAAAATGTCCGTTTCAATTACATAGAAAACGAAGTCAATTTAGGATATGATGCCAATGTCCGAAAGTTAATTGAACAAGCCATTTTCAAATGGGTGATTCTAATTGGGAATGATGATTTGTTTCTAAAAGACGGATTACAACAAATTGCTGATTTTTGTGAAAAGCACAAAGACATTAGCATGATTTCGCGTCCGTTTATTCGATTTGATACAGATATCAATAAACCTATTGGAGTTTCCAGAATTTTAGATAAAGAAACCATTTTAAAATCAGGTGATTCTCCCAAGTTTATTTTCAGAAGTTGTGGTTTTGTTGGCGGTCTTGTCATCAACAAACCTTGGGCGCAAACGCTTGCAACCAGTAAATATGACGGAACGCTTTATTATCAAATTTATCTCGCGGCACATGCTTTTTGTTCCAATGGAATTGGTTATTTAGGATTCCCTTCGGTGGCAGGAAGAGCCGGAAATCCTCCTTTGTTTGGTGAATCTGCCAAAGATGGTATTTTGCATATTCCAGGCGCATATTCTGCCAAAGCAAGAGCCAGTATGTGGAAAGGTGTTCTCGATATTGGTACAGATGTTGGCAAACAATACAACATTAATTTGGTAGATGAATTAAGGCAAGAATTAATGATCAGACAAGCGTTTCATGTTTTTGA
This region of Flavobacterium lacustre genomic DNA includes:
- a CDS encoding O-antigen ligase family protein, translating into MRTETKTNYILIVLLYLFALSTVLYSFEAIQSVVMILSSVFMILQFRSGKPFFTIKTAPFLLSFIIICSIGLWYYSAKSVQLISNNLLLFVVPLFSIYLYQSKRFLENKKNILLTYCYAVGLLCVYIVGYYIKDIPNHQFNWYFARFNIENHLHFHGTYLSLWMGVAVLFVMDFLVKRDESKTYLNYSVAVLMVFLIAGLIIINSRMILYSVLFLSVLNYYFYYYKTNLGSKKKTFLYLIALVCLILFLSQRYIADIEFLYKNAVSNSSRYTICYCSLQTIFDSFFLGMDPNIIQNKLNTCYDNYGFYELSKENINSHNQYLDYFLKGGILLFISFIFTLIVKLRHSLKQKNYLYFSITVLFSFAFITENILVRQYGMFIYVFCDVLLLGAILSDESHNTDKVEKC
- a CDS encoding acyltransferase, which gives rise to MKRICIALADHVASFCSLFFSYSFLKYSKYFRNRIYSFMVKRNFKNCGKNFYIESPIYLHGAQNIQIGDDFFCFERLRLETFETHNQFTFNPKITIGNNVSINYDCHIGCINSITIGNNVLIASKVFITDHFHGLPNLESLTLPPNKRGLVSKGPVVIADNVWIGEGVTIMPNVTIGKNAIIGANAVVTKSFPENAVIAGNPAKCIKIIQ
- a CDS encoding oligosaccharide flippase family protein, with product MIKNVFLSFGINFINFLFPVILIPFYISVFGITNYGLIAICISLINYIAVINDYSWSILGPVKIGQIGENTSALNHYISTVINTKLVLLIPSFVLLFLFIQMYSGIHSNAVLCLSLFVMLFSRSQNSHWIFIGLNKVNVYFIINSVFKISTIVTVLLFIKQRESFQFLFFILGFFDSMIFIFSLLYLYLKCDYSYTFTPFKNIFQELQNGFKMFLTNLTICSILNSGTLILGLFFESKIIGIYSVAEKIIMLCKHTIGVLFQGVFPKICKLGIANIKELNHNLRLIFKSYLVLYSFGTLILIFFSKQIIPFLSSENIEESSRYLVLLSPIPLIASLNQSAYMSLVLHEKKNIYFSGYFIGLLLNIILSFTLTYFFQVEGMIATLILTELFITLFLNYNTLTHKYLNYFNRYD
- a CDS encoding glycosyltransferase; this translates as MVFNTIQEGYSIAIPAYGRLIEFEELLQSIYDMNLLPDEVLVCEDFSKERKEIQQIAERYKVLFYQKNVRFNYIENEVNLGYDANVRKLIEQAIFKWVILIGNDDLFLKDGLQQIADFCEKHKDISMISRPFIRFDTDINKPIGVSRILDKETILKSGDSPKFIFRSCGFVGGLVINKPWAQTLATSKYDGTLYYQIYLAAHAFCSNGIGYLGFPSVAGRAGNPPLFGESAKDGILHIPGAYSAKARASMWKGVLDIGTDVGKQYNINLVDELRQELMIRQAFHVFEMNVGVSKFTLKELKQELQNLNLFQHWVPKFLFYTNFILGKYAYYFYFLIRKIAQ